Proteins found in one Phocoena sinus isolate mPhoSin1 chromosome 5, mPhoSin1.pri, whole genome shotgun sequence genomic segment:
- the LOC116753989 gene encoding tetratricopeptide repeat protein 19, mitochondrial-like: MKDEPAEAELILRDALHLAYKSDNKKAITYTYDWVGKLFKPTMLGRAMEQEDNAIIEISLKLATIYAAQNRQELTLVGYEFCISTLEEKIEREKELSEDTLSVEEKANTHLLLGTCLDTHARYLLFSKQPSQAQRMNGKALQISEEILGERHPQTIVLLSDLATTLDAQGRSDEACFHAQRAPDLARQVGHPELHVLLRNLAVILMHRERYAQAEEIYQEALKRAKLKRDEVSLQHIREELAEMPSKRRPLS, translated from the coding sequence ATGAAAGATGAGCCAGCAGAGGCAGAGCTAATTTTGCGTGATGCTCTTCATCTTGCCTATAAGAGTGATAACAAGAAGGCCATCACTTACACTTACGATTGGGTGGGAAAACTTTTTAAACCAACAATGCTTGGAAGGGCCATGGAACAGGAAGACAATGCAATAATAGAAATCTCTCTAAAGCTGGCCACTATTTATGCTGCTCAGAATAGACAGGAATTGACTCTTGTTGGTTATGAATTCTGCATTTCAACTCTAGaggaaaaaattgaaagagaaaaggaattatCAGAAGACACTTTGTCAGTGGAAGAGAAAGCCAACACCCACCTCCTCTTGGGCACATGCCTAGACACCCATGCCCGCTACCTTCTGTTCTCCAAGCAGCCATCACAGGCACAAAGGATGAATGGAAAAGCTTTGCAGATTTCTGAAGAAATACTAGGAGAAAGACACCCACAGACCATCGTGCTGCTGAGTGACCTGGCCACCACCCTGGATGCACAGGGCCGCTCCGATGAGGCCTGTTTTCACGCGCAGAGGGCACCAGACCTGGCGAGACAGGTGGGGCACCCTGAGCTCCACGTGCTGCTCAGGAATCTGGCTGTGATCCTGATGCACAGAGAACGATATGCACAAGCAGAAGAGATCTACCAGGAAGCACTGAAGCGAGCAAAGCTGAAAAGAGATGAGGTTTCTCTGCAGCACATCAGGGAAGAACTGGCTGAGATGCCAAGCAAAAGGAGACCTTTGTCGTAA